The Caldisalinibacter kiritimatiensis genomic interval AGAGTATAATGATATGATTATAGCAATGAATATTATAGACGATAATGATGAGGCCCAAGTAGTTACTACTGGAAAAGTAGATACATTAGATAAAATAAATAGTAGAATTACTCTAGACGATATAAGGGATTGGAGTGACTTTGAGGATAAATGGATTGTTAATACATCTAAAGTTACTTTAGACGTAAGTGATGCTATTTTTATAAAGAATGGAAAAGTAGTTACTATAAACGACATTTCAGAGGGAAATAGCTTATATATCCTTAGAGAAAATGATGATGGATATATAGTTATTGTTAGATAACAAGGAAAGAAGTTAGTAGGTAATTGTTAGTGGTTAGTAGCAAAAACTACAAGCTGATACTTTCGCTTTTAATGATATTATGTTTTTCAGTTGGTAATGAATTCTATGATAGATTGTGTTATTTATGAATACCTACGTCACACTGGTTTATAGAGGGACGCCATGATACCTTGAGTTGTTGAGGGACGCCCACGTCCCTCAACCATTACCTAAGCAGGGAGGAAAACAGATGAAGAAAATTATAAGCACCTTATTGGCAGTCATATTAATATTCCAAGGATATGCATCCTTTGCGCAATTAAATAATGCAGGCTTTGAAGGTGGAATACACAAAAACGAAATGGATTATAGGGATGAGAAGAAATATAAAGAAGTAATATTTTTAACAGGAGAACCAATTCTATTAGAAGGAACAGTTGAATTAAAGATAAGAGACGAAAAGCTTGAATATGAATATGAACTTTCTAATAAAGATGAGACAGTAACCCTTGAAAGAGAGGTAGAGCTTGAAAGGATTATAGATGATGAGTCCCATGAAACACAGATAAGTGAAGTAAACAATATTCTTGATTATGATGAAGAAATAGTAGTGAACTTAGGTGGACAAAGTAATACCTATACCCTTGTCGATTATCAAATGCATAACTCTACAATAGATGATAAGCAACCAGTAGTAACCTATTATCTAGGAAATTGGCTAGGCTCTAAGGTTTATTCAATAAATGATAATGAGGGTGAAGTAAAGGTAGACATATCAGGGAATATATATGGTTATGACCACTACTGGGGTGCTACCGAGACTCAAAAGATACACAAAGATATAAGTTATAGTCAGCAAATAGATGATGATAGTGTGATTGAATGGTATGGATATGCAGATATAGATGTTTCCTTCAATAGAACGAAGAGAATGGAGTACTTTAAAAATCTGCCATATCAGACAAGCTTTGCTGGAGGATATACTTTAACAGAGCAAAATGAAACTATAATGAAATATAAATATAATTTACCCTATGTTGAAGACAATGAAGTTAAGGAAGGAATCTATAACATAGGAGAAGGCACAGAAAGGTTCGAGACCTTACCGACGCAAAAGAAATTATATATACCCAAATTACAAGATATTAAAGGACATTGGGCAGAAAATGATATAGAAAGACTTGCAGCCCTACAAGTTGTAGATGGGACGAATAGATATTTTGGTCCAGACTTATATATGAAGAGGGTAGACTTTGCGAAGTGGATAGTTCATGCAATGGATTTATTAGAAGAGGATACACATTCAAGAAGGTCATTTATAAAAGATGAAGTATATCCAGATATTTTTAGTGATGTGACAAAGGACAATCCTAATTATCAATATATAAAAGCTATAAAGGACAATGGAATAATGAATGGGGTAGGAGATAATAAATTCCTTCCAGAAGGAAACCTTACAAGAGCACAGGCTATAACCATAGTAATAAGAGCTTTAGGACTTGAAAGATTAGCACCAAATCCATCCTTTGATACTAGATTTAAAGATGATGATAGGATACCACTTTGGGCAAAGAAAGCAGTGTATGTGGCAGACCAAGTGGGTATAGCAAATGGAACGCCAGAAGGATATATTTATCCTAATGAATACATGACAAAGGCAGAAGCATCAGCTTTTATTAATAGGTTTATCACATATTTACAACGAGATATGAAAGAGGATTATAGAGAGAAAATAATTAATTTTGATGTAAAGTAGAGTGGCTTATTTAATGCCACTTTTTTTATTATATAATCCAAATACAATTTTCAGAAAAATACAAAAACTCCATTGACAAATATAACGAGAAACTGTATTATAT includes:
- a CDS encoding S-layer homology domain-containing protein; the encoded protein is MKKIISTLLAVILIFQGYASFAQLNNAGFEGGIHKNEMDYRDEKKYKEVIFLTGEPILLEGTVELKIRDEKLEYEYELSNKDETVTLEREVELERIIDDESHETQISEVNNILDYDEEIVVNLGGQSNTYTLVDYQMHNSTIDDKQPVVTYYLGNWLGSKVYSINDNEGEVKVDISGNIYGYDHYWGATETQKIHKDISYSQQIDDDSVIEWYGYADIDVSFNRTKRMEYFKNLPYQTSFAGGYTLTEQNETIMKYKYNLPYVEDNEVKEGIYNIGEGTERFETLPTQKKLYIPKLQDIKGHWAENDIERLAALQVVDGTNRYFGPDLYMKRVDFAKWIVHAMDLLEEDTHSRRSFIKDEVYPDIFSDVTKDNPNYQYIKAIKDNGIMNGVGDNKFLPEGNLTRAQAITIVIRALGLERLAPNPSFDTRFKDDDRIPLWAKKAVYVADQVGIANGTPEGYIYPNEYMTKAEASAFINRFITYLQRDMKEDYREKIINFDVK